From a region of the Salvelinus fontinalis isolate EN_2023a chromosome 13, ASM2944872v1, whole genome shotgun sequence genome:
- the mrps17 gene encoding 28S ribosomal protein S17, mitochondrial — translation MSVKQASVHAKWIIGRVIGTKMQKTAKVRVTRLVLDPYLLKYYNKRKTYFAHDALQQCTMGDIVLLKALAERRSRHVKHELAEIVHKVGNVVDPLTGKRVAGSEFLECLTDPPHSLEQECTTLTEKLQELNISAAASTGATLISSSTTTP, via the exons ATGTCTGTAAAACAGGCTTCAGTCCATGCTAAATGGATCATCGGCAGAGTGATCGGGACCAAGATGCAGAAGACAGCAAAAGTTAGAGTCACCAGACTGGTTCTGGACCCGTACCTGCTCAAG taCTACAACAAGAGAAAGACCTACTTTGCCCATGATGCCTTGCAGCAATGCACCATGGGAGATATAGTCCTTCTGAAGGCGCTTGCTGAGCGCAGATCGAGGCATGTGAAACATGAACTGGCAGAGATAGTCCACAAGGTGGGCAATGTGGTGGACCCCCTGACAGGGAAGAGGGTGGCGGGGAGCGAGTTTCTAGAGTGCCTCACTGACCCTCCACACAGTCTGGAGCAGGAGTGTACGACGCTAACGGAGAAATTACAGGAACTCAACATCTCTGCTGCAGCCTCTACAGGTGCAACCTTGATCTCGTCATCCACAACCACACCTTGA